ATATTTCTTTGATCACTTACTGCAGTTCACTATCTATATATGGTGGGCTCAAGCTATTTGTTCTCCAAAAAGGAATTTGTAGATGCAGAATTCTTCcataattttgtaattacttTGTAACTGCcagttcttttttattttatttatcaaatctATTGGTATTTTGGCAGTTCAAGTCAGCTTAGACGCCTTCGTCTTGTTTCTTGCTATTGCATTACGGATGAGGGATTGAATGAAGCAGCTGCAAAACTTCCATTATTGGAGGAGCTGGAGATTTCACTTTGTTCATTTTCAAAAGAATCTCTGATGGCTTTGGGGCGTTGTTGTCCTCTTTTGAAATCATTCAAATTGAACCAGCAGGGGTTTAGATGGCCTCACATAGAGTGGGATGAGGAGGCAGTTGCTGTTGCAGAGAGCATGCCTGAATTGCGCCACCTCCAGCTTTTTGGAAATAAGCTGACAAATGATGGCTTGAATGCCATACTTAATGGTTGTCCTCACCTTGAATCACTTGATCTAAGGCAATGTTTCAATGTCAATCTATCAGGGGATTTGGGAAAAAGATGTGCTGAACGGATTAAAAGCTTGCGGCGTCCCAATGATCCCACTGATGACTATGAATTTGATGCTGAAATTGATGATGGTGGATCTTTTGATGACGACGACCCTTCTGGGATGTCGGACATAGATTACCTCTCTGAGGGTTATGGGTATTATGAATTCTCAGGGGAAAGCGATTTCTCCTATGATGATTTCACTGACTATGGTGATTTTTATGACTTCGGAGATTACTATTTCGGCTAAGTCCGTTTGGTCCTTTTGTAAATTGcgtctaaaaaaaaagacttgtgTGCTCCTGTATTTGTGTATTTGTCTACCGATATTTTGGATATTTAATAATCTAATTAATATATTCTACCCATGCAAATGCGTCCATTATTAAGCAACGTTATATTTTCGAAAAGTCTTAAATTATTATACAACTTCATAGCTTGACTTTTCGAAGgggaaaaataaatagtgtGTAATAGGAggcccttcttttctttttcttttttgaaaggaTAGGAGGCCCTTCTTGAAGAGTAAGGTAGAGAATAAagatattcagcaaaaaaaaaaaaaaaaaaaaaaaaggttgagaATAAAGATGAATAATAGAAGGCCTTGAGTAAAATGGGTATTAGAAAAACTCAAAGGtagagaaacaaaataaagtcCGAAGGTAGGCCCATCCGCTCCTTTTGGGAGTGGTGTAATAGGAGGCCCTTCTTGAAGAGTAATATTGAGTATAAAGATGAGTAATAGGATGCCCTTCTTAAAGAGTAAATGGGTAGTAGAAAAATTCAAAGGTAGAGAAACAAAATGGAGTCCAATAAGCGAGGCCTAGTAGAAAgaatgaagagaaaagaaagtaaaagagTTAGCAGGCTCAACCCAATGTAGTGCACAAATGAACAGAAGAGAAAGCAAAACGGGTTAGCAAGCTCAACCCTATATATGGGAGAAAGCTGATAATGCCCTTGTATAAGGGGATAaagatgaattttgattttgcaAAAGTAAAGCAAGGTGAAACCGTGCAAAGCCACAATGGTAGGAAACACACGAAGAAACAAGACAAAGCCACAATGGTAAGAAAtgtaagaagaagaaacaagatAAAGTCATAGCAACAAGAAACGCATGAAGGAGAAACAAGACTAGGAATGACAACGGGTCGGGTTCAGGCCGAGTTTTTTCATACCCTAACCCGCCCCGCGAGCTTAGACCCATTACCCAGACCCAGCCCGGTTAataattaggttttttattCGAGGCCCAGACTTGCCCTGCAGGCCCCATTTAGCCCAACCAAATTTGGGCCCAATTCGCGACTCAAATCGtggcccaaccaaaaaaagaaattgaattgaAGCCCAAATTCATTTTTGCCTAGATTCAAGCCCTATGACGTTCAGAGTCAAACCCATATAACGTGGCCTAAATGCTAAATCATAGACTATtgatcataaatcaataaatcacctGTTAATTgtaaatcaataaattatagttAAGATTATAAATCAAAAAATCACCTAGGTAAGATAACCATTTAATCAGAAATCAATAAATCCTAGCTAAAATCACttgctaaacataaaaataaaataaatccaacaagTCCAACAAATAAGTTTCACAagtccaagaaattaaaaagctacaaaataaatcccacaagtttagaataattacaaatcaacaaattaatCCAACaagtctaaaaaattaaaaaggctaCTAAATTAATACAAAAGGTCTAATCCTCTACAGCCGTGACAAAACTCTCATCCTCTTCATTAGGCTCTCCATCATCAAGAATTGATTGAAGTGTGTAATCTCCAGACATAGTTGAAGAACCTACAACAACAATgaagtaaaaaatgaaataaacttcatcaaattataattaacaaatataaaaatacaattttgatttcattttataaaagcAAATTGGTCAATTGCTAACCGTTGATTTCACTCCATAACCAATTCTGAGCACACGTCATTGCCTCTATAGTATTGGGATGAAGCCTACTATGGTGTGGACTAAACAGTCTCTCGCTAGTGCTAAAGGCAGATTCTGAAGCAATAGTCGTGACAGGAATGACTAAAATGTCATTTGCAATTCTTTGTAAAGTAGGATACTTGAGACCATTACTTTTCCACCATGCCAAAATATCaaagttttctctcctcttAAACACTCCCTCATCAATGAAATGATCAAATTCCATTCTAGCAATCCTATGTTTCTTTGAACTACTTGAACCATTGttcacaaacaaatcaaaagatGACATTGCCTTACTCAACCTACATTTCATTTGTGCCACATAGTTTGAAGTACTTACAGGCATATGAGAACTTCCTTCATTATCTACAGGGGACTCATCTACATCTCCATACTCATCAAGCAAACCATAACAaagattcttaattttttcaatctcCAAATCAGAATTATCACCATAAATGTTAGGATAATAAAACTGCAAAAACTTCATCTTATATTTTGGATCCAAGATAGCAGCAACAGCCATAACAACATTAACATCAGCcc
The sequence above is drawn from the Castanea sativa cultivar Marrone di Chiusa Pesio chromosome 5, ASM4071231v1 genome and encodes:
- the LOC142634204 gene encoding F-box protein SKIP19-like, whose amino-acid sequence is MESPSSSTSSPSSTRSEQYRNWQELPRDVTASILQRLGAIEILDSAQKVCMHWRNVCKDPSMWRAIDMRNHEDLDTPFDPEKMCRHAIDRSSGQLRDITIEHFGTNDLLNHIANSSSQLRRLRLVSCYCITDEGLNEAAAKLPLLEELEISLCSFSKESLMALGRCCPLLKSFKLNQQGFRWPHIEWDEEAVAVAESMPELRHLQLFGNKLTNDGLNAILNGCPHLESLDLRQCFNVNLSGDLGKRCAERIKSLRRPNDPTDDYEFDAEIDDGGSFDDDDPSGMSDIDYLSEGYGYYEFSGESDFSYDDFTDYGDFYDFGDYYFG
- the LOC142635460 gene encoding zinc finger BED domain-containing protein RICESLEEPER 2-like, with the translated sequence MVITAHFNDQTWTLQSWVLRFVYVSSPHMKDVLAKVFVDCFLEWNIDRKLFIITVDNCAAHILNLIVQDGLSLIGDGIERIHDSVIYWTGSPKRKQKFDENARQLHVQCTKELVLDYKTRWNLNYLMFFTALIYKDVFSCFAKHEAFYTCLPTDYDWEVAKDICGRLELFYSVTEFFSGRKYSTTNMYFTLVCEMKIVLNEWSLSSNEMISRIAKSMLTKFNSYWADVNVVMAVAAILDPKYKMKFLQFYYPNIYGDNSDLEIEKIKNLCYGLLDEYGDVDESPVDNEGSSHMPVSTSNYVAQMKCRLSKAMSSFDLFVNNGSSSSKKHRIARMEFDHFIDEGVFKRRENFDILAWWKSNGLKYPTLQRIANDILVIPVTTIASESAFSTSERLFSPHHSRLHPNTIEAMTCAQNWLWSEINGSSTMSGDYTLQSILDDGEPNEEDESFVTAVED